One part of the Oenanthe melanoleuca isolate GR-GAL-2019-014 chromosome 26, OMel1.0, whole genome shotgun sequence genome encodes these proteins:
- the ARL8A gene encoding ADP-ribosylation factor-like protein 8A — protein sequence MLALFNKLLDWFRALFWKEEMELTLVGLQYSGKTTFVNVIASGQFNEDMIPTVGFNMRKITKGNVTIKLWDIGGQPRFRSMWERYCRGVSAIVYMVDAADQEKIEASKNELHNLLDKPQLQGIPVLVLGNKRDLPGALDEKELIEKMNLSAIQDREICCYSISCKEKDNIDITLQWLIQHSKSRRS from the exons ATGCTGGCGCTCTTCAACAAGCTGCTGGACTGGTTCCGGGCGCTGTTCTggaaggaggagatggagctgaCCCTGGTGGGGCTGCAATACTCGGGCAAGACCACCTTCGTCAACGTGATCGCG TCAGGACAGTTCAATGAAGACATGATCCCAACAGTGGGTTTCAATATGAGGAAGATCACCAAAGGGAATGTTACCATAAAG ctctgggacatCGGCGGGCAGCCGCGGTTCCGCAGCATGTGGGAGCGATACTGCCGTGGAGTGAGTGCCATCGT GTACATGGTGGATGCTGCTGACCAGGAGAAGATAGAGGCCTCCAAGAATGAACTGCACAACCTGCTGGACAAGCCTCAGCTCCAGGGCATCCCG gtgctCGTCCTGGGGAACAAGCGGGACCTGCCCGGTGCCTTGGATGAGAAGGAGCTCATTGAGAAGAT gAACCTCTCTGCCATCCAGGACCGAGAGATCTGTTGCTATTCCATCTCCTGCAAAGAAAAGGACAACATTG ACATCACCCTACAGTGGCTTATCCAGCACTCGAAGTCCAGGCGAAGCTGA
- the PTPN7 gene encoding tyrosine-protein phosphatase non-receptor type 7, whose amino-acid sequence MVQACLLCSRVPRGSLAAWAAVLDMERPDKPSPSAKKHVRLQERRGSNVSLVLDMSSLGSVEPIQPVCTPRDITLKFLRTSSHVLRKQELQQHAQSLAQLQEEFSKIPPNFVSPEELEIPGRALKDRYKTILPNPESRVCLRRAGSQEEDSYINANYITGYAGRPREYIATQGPMLNTVSDFWEMVWQEEAPLIVMITELQESKEKCVHYWPEKEGTYGPFTIHVQGVSESAEYVVRDLSIQLGKEQRKVKHILFPSWPDQQTPESAKPLLHLVSKVEEALQTAASPGPIVVHCSAGIGRTGSFIATRIGCQQLQQQGQVDILGIVCRLRIDRGGMIQTSEQYQFLHHTLALYASQLPEGGGC is encoded by the exons ATGGTCCAAGCCTgcttgctgtgctccagagTTCCTAGGGGCAgcctggcagcctgggcagctgtACTGGACATGGAGAGGCCGGACaagcccagcccctctgccaagAAGCACGTGCGTCTGCAGGAGAG GAGGGGCTCCAATGTCTCACTAGTGCTGGACATGAGCTCTCTGGGGAGCGTGgagcccatccagcctgtctGCACACCACGGGACATCACACTGAAGTTTCTGAGGACATCCAGCCACGTGCTGAGGAAacaggagctccagcagcacgcccagagcctggcacagctccaggaggagtTTTCG AAAATCCCACCCAACTTCGTGAgtccagaggagctggaaatCCCTGGACGTGCTTTGAAGGACAGATACAAAACCATCCTGCCCA ATCCTGAGAGCCGGGTCTGCctcaggagggctgggagccaggagGAAGACAGCTACATAAATGCCAACTACATCACA GGCTacgcggggcggccccgggagTATATTGCCACCCAGGGACCCATGCTGAACACTGTCAGTGACTTCTGGGAGATGGTGTGGCAGGAGGAGGCTCCTCTCATCGTCATGATCACCGAGCTCCAGGAGAGCAAGGAG AAATGTGTCCACTACTGGCCCGAGAAGGAGGGCACCTATGGCCCCTTCACCATCCACGTGCAGGGGGTGAGCGAGTCTGCGGAGTACGTGGTGCGGGATCTCTCCATCCAG ctTGGCAAGGAGCAGCGCAAGGTCAAACACATCCTGTTCCCTTCCTGGCCCGACCAGCAAACACCTGAGTCAGCCAAGCCCCTGCTGCACCTGGTGTCCAAGGTGGAGGAGGCTCTGCagactgcagccagcccagggcccATCGTGGTGCACTGCAG cGCGGGCATTGGCCGCACCGGCTCCTTCATTGCCACCAGGATcggctgccagcagctgcagcagcagggccaggtgGACATCCTGGGCATCGTCTGCCGCCTGCGCATTGACAG AGGTGGGATGATCCAGACGAGCGAGCAGTACCAGTTCCTCCATCACACACTGGCTCTCTACGcctcccagctgccagagggGGGAGGCTGCTAG